The Dreissena polymorpha isolate Duluth1 chromosome 8, UMN_Dpol_1.0, whole genome shotgun sequence genome includes the window GTCCTGGCAGTAGTGGCAGTAGTGGCAGAAGTGGCAGCAGtggcagcaatagcagcagtagcagtagaagcagaagtagcagcagtagaggcagcagcagcagcagcagcagtagctgtagcaatagcagtagcagtagcagttagTAGTAGcaggtagtggtagtggtagtggtagtggcagtggcagtggcttttgcagtggcagtggcagcagCAGCCGCTGCAGCagccgcagcagcagcagcagcagtagcagtagtagtagtagtagttgtcctTCTTCCAACCAATAATACTTTTCTAGAGTATATTACTATTATCGTTGCAGGACAGCCGAAATTGTATTGGAGCAAAAATAGCAGAACAGCAATCGTTAATCTTGAGAAcagattttaaaacatttataaaatcaCAGAATGCTGTGTTTGACGGGCTACAATACATTGAACTACTTAAACCTCATTGTGTTATGATAACGTGAGTTCATCGAATTTTAAATAATGGCGGCACATTTTCCCAAGTGGTTTAAAATCAACACATATGGATATTCCGTTCTCAAATATATTTTGAGAAGTTACAGTCCTATCCAGTCgataaataaagcatttattacaCATACATGCAGATGAACCATTGAAGTCAATTAATTGAAAAACTTCTTGTCAAAAGTTAAACTTTATAGGACACAGTGATacgaaaataaaacaattacaagcGTTAACCATACTATTTTAGAGTCTATCAGAGCAACAAATTTAAAATTTCAATACTCATTTCAGAATCGATGTCCATGGATTCAAATCATATGAAAAGCCTAATGGTGAATTCTGCTCTGTCTACGAGATGATAAGCTACTTGCTGTGTGGAAACAACTCGTTAATGTTCATTTTACGACTAGCCGCAGCAAGATATGCAAAGAAGCACTTTGAAAGTTATGTTACAGAGGTACCGGCCTTGATAAGTTTTGTTATATGCTCTTGTTATGCAAATAAAGTTAAATACACATCGAAATCGAAAGGATCTATTCCTTCTCGAGcttatttgatataaatattattatttgattttatttaaaattgagttGTAAGGAAAAACAACAGATAATTATTAGCATTTTATATCTTTCAGCTAACGAATACCTTTGATAACTGCTTCAAAGCGAACGTCTTTTTCAAAGTGCATGGCTTCACACTGAACGAAAAGATGACATGGCCAGAGCACAAGAGGGAGTGTGTGTCTCATGCATTTGACCAATTAGTGCGTGAAGCAGTTAACGAAGGGAAAGGCAATGGTAGGGAGGATGCCCTTTATAATTATACAGTTATACAATACAGCTAATACGATTTGTtttcagtaataataataatgtaatacatACAAGTAGTGTACGTATGAATGTAACAATCTAAACAATGTTTGATAAGAACAAATCTTGAAATTGCAGCACCGTTTTATATAGATTTTTTGAGTGGTGTCTTAAATCGAAAAATACACCAGCGCTTTGAGGGGAAAACATACAACGGTCGAAAAGTGGATACAATAGCCGGCCTGAACGTGAGCTTAACAACTGATGATTCCAATGATCGAGAAACTCACGTTTACTGGATGAAGTCAAAGGATCGTGTAAAAGACACGTCGTACTGGTTATTACCCCTATTTAAATGTGTTCAAAATTGCCTTGGAATGATATAATTTCATTGTGTTAAGTTTGTTTTAGAAAACATAAATGCAATTTGCAGACTGTTAATTCCTCAAGGTTACAACACTTCAAAATAGAATATACAATGATTGAATGGTTAGTAAGGCTACTTTAAAGATGATACGTTTTGCATGTCAATAAATTGTCATATTGTCAATTGTTTTCAATCACGTTAAAATGATTTGTTGCGTTTATGTTCGTAAAGTTGTTATCGGGGTTTGAGGACAATTACTACACAAATTAAatgtcgtttgtgtttgttttattaagtctataattgaatattaaatattcaaacaataatgATATGCGGGATCATGATTAAAAGCAGGCATTTGCGTAAACTACAGGAAATAAGATGTACGTATTCTTAAGTTCGTAATTACTTGCCGATTGACAACgtgttttgtattaatattccTTCGCAGGAACTTTGTGAGTTTGTCTTCACATCATTGAAGAAtgataacgtatttgaggaaaacacatgtttagatatgatcaacaaacataatatatttgAAATCGATTAGCTGAAAGAAATTGGCATAATCAAACCGGACACGATGTGGATGCGGACCATAAAAACGTACGTGCTTTGGGTGGTTTAGCTGAATACCTGTATTGCGTTTGACGCGATTTTTGTAAAATGCATTATGTTAAAATGACCAATTAACACTtcgtatgtaaataaatataaatgtaggTTTGTTCATAATGATATAACCCAAGAAACATTTCGTCCTTATTTTTATTCTCAAAGCAAATAAcgacatatattttgtttaaaaaaacataccaATTAATGTACAGACTACACAAGACTTGAGCTTTATGCTTGATTGTAATTTATGATTTATGATTGTGTAAAATAGATCGCCAGAGCTATTCATGAATTGTCTTAATTGAATAAAATCGATGAAATAGTTTAATTCACATAGGAACATCTCAGTCGCATAATGCAATCGATTAACTAAGAACTAATGAACAAAACAACCGAGATGCGTTTCTTTATAGCACTTTTTACTTGGTTATCTCCCACTGATTAAAGTGTTGGCGCACGTTATGTgcaattaaataaatgataaagttcTTATGTTTGCTATATTTCAACCAGAAAAGTGAAGGGATTTACTGCCTATGAGATGCCTGGCGAAGAAACCACGTGCATGTATGAGTTCATGAGTTATCGGCTCTTTGGGAATGCAGACATGAAATACATCATGCGTTTAGCTGCGATGCGTTACGCCCTACAAAACTTTGGGAAATATGTCAACAAAGTATTACAAAACATTCAATACATTACATAAACTGGCAAATTTTAGGATGTTTCTAGAAATGGGGATGATGTATATCCATTGAAAatgtacaataaacattttttgtgACCAAATGAGAGATCACGtaattttaatatacattttctaAGACTACTAAGCCTCAAACTGCAAACATAGACATTTGAATATATTGATTGGTTTGTAAAGATATATCTCTGTCATGCGAATTGCAATACAAAACGTCAATTCTTATCAAAATACGTTTCTTAAAAATGACAGGTGGGTTTGAAAAGGCCACATTCGTCAGGGCCAGAGTTAACGACGCCAAACTCTTTTTTGAAATACATAGCATTGAGTTTAAAGAAACTGAGCACTCATCGATGTAAAAGTGTGTTCGTTATTCATTAACTGATCTTGTGCGTGAAATTGCCAATACAGGACAAGGTTATATTAGAACAGTTCCTATATGAATATGTTGagaatatttatgatatttatgtattttatattttagtttgGTCGCATGTTTGCCGACAATATATACTTTGAAAATGCTTTCTATTTATATGTTCGTTTCCAGGCCCGTTTTACGTGGAGTTTTTGAGTGGTGCACTAAACTGCAAAATTAATCAATTCGTCGAATGGGGCTTGTTCGAACGACGTCCTTCGAAAATACCCGGTTGTTATGTAACCTTGACAACCAGTTCACCACCTGAACGAGAAATCCGTATAACCCGGGTGAAAACATGTATAGGTGGGCTATCAAACCATTATAAAATAGTACCTCTGTTTTAAAAACGAGGATCGCCGAGAAACTTCTATTTAATAAATTTTTCGATGGACACAAATTAAAGTACCTGTAGTTTGTGCGTGTATAACTTTTACTTTATTGGACGTTTCCTTTTGATATCAGGGAAGAGAAGAACAACCAACACAATGTTAATACGTTTGAACACATGAACTTAGTTttcttgtgtttgtttttttttacttatatggaTGCCTATGATGGTCATTTAAAATATATCATGCTTTCAagtattttttcaaacataattttataattattatgaataaCGTCACGGAGATTATGACTAGAGATATAGCAAGTAGAAAATTGAGTTATTTTTGTCATTTAGTCATTTTACttttattcttaatatttaaaaatgttttaaagataaataataaCCATATTTGTGAAGATCAGCCATATGTGTCTATGGttgaaatatttgaattaaaagttataggatttatatttaaattaaaacttacaTTTACTACTGTAATGTGTACCAGTTGACTTGATGAAAAAGTTCAGTCGAGAAATAtaccaaatatattttctattaacaCCACTTTTGCAAGGAATGGTGAATGACTATTTCGAGTTGCGGAAACATAAAAAATCTATTGCATATCACAAAGTAAGGTAAAGCGTCTGCTGCTTTAATGAACAgtgataattattttaacaataatacgCTCTCAATTATTTTGCAAAGGAAAAACAACTTTACTGAAAGCGTGTTGTAGGATAAAGCAAACTCAGCCAGATCCACCGCGTTTACCTTTCGTAAAgtagtacacaaataaattaacgTTATATGTTCTATCACTCTGTGTCATAGATAAAAAGGCGGATTTACTATTTCCAGCGCGTCATTGATTTTCcgattgtgtgtgtttatttgcattttagTAATTTATGCCAATTAGAAATGATATTATGGACTGTTGCTTTACATCAATAGACTATATTTTATCGTAAGCTTACACATGATGGTGTGTTAAAGTTAACGTTAACGTTAGTTAACGCAGCGTTAAGACTTTAACGTCCATGTTAAATCCCACAATCCATTCCAAATGTCCACTTCCTGTTCCTGTTATCCAATTCCAAAATGGCATCAACAGCAGACACATCTTCACCTGAattgaaaagaaagaaaagaaacatTAACTTCAGCAGTTCAGAAATCTTAAAACTGGAAGAGCTTGTAAATGGTGAGAAAActtgtttaatattaacaaataaattttctaacactttgaacaataaaatgaaaaaagatatCTGGGCAAAAATAGCAGAAGAGATCTCAGCTCAAGGATTAGCATTAAGATCTGCAGAAGAATGCAGCAATAATTGGCAAAACTTGAAGCGAAAAAGTAAGGCTGCAGTCACGAGTGAAAAATTAGAAAGGCGTAAAACTGGCGGAGGGACCCTGACAGCTGTGGCCGATGACCAGAAAGTTCGCATTGCCGAACTGTATAAAGATTCGGCATCTTTTAATGGGATTCCTGGAGGAATGAACAGCGATGAGGctggtttgtttttaaaataagccattttgAAAGCTAGCGTTAACTGTTTAATTGTGCTTTAAACCTCAATTAAAGTTAACGCCAGAAACTGACGTTAAACTGGTCGTTAAAAGCCTGTTATATTGAGCAACCCAATGTTAACGCTAACCCAGATTTTAACAGGCCCGTTATCATTTAACGGTCCATTTAGACTTAACGATGCTTTGAGCAACCGGGCCCTGTTTTGTGCTTTCCATAGATAATTATATAGTTACTCCCCGGgtcgcttgaatttcgaaatcaaaAGTCCCCAGGGCGCTTTAAGTGTCCCGATAAGTGTATTTTTCTGAACTGCAACTAGCCATTCTTGTGATTATGCAAAGTTGGACGTCTCTTTCATCAAATCTGTAAATAGTATCATAATGATATGCGTTATACCAAAAAGTCTTTGATACTTCAGCAAAATggcaaacgttttttttaatgaaattattcaCCACATATATAAGCAACATTACCTAAAATTTGCTTAGAAAAGAGAATGTCCGTATTATCGGCTACGGGATAGTGACGGGAAAAGTATTGAGTTTGCGGTTAAAAAGCGAATCGAGTTTATACGGATTTTTTCGGGAATCGATCTTGTCGGGATTATACTTATCTTTGCGGGAAAGGTTCAAACAAAGCAAAAACTGATTGTTAGCAATTACTTTACAcctgttttatttaaaagtaatagCGCACCCATCCCAAACTAACCGGCATTTCCCCGGGCGCCTGAAAAAAACACATGTGGAAAGCGAGGTTTAAATAAAGGTTTTAACTACTACTCATCAAAATGTAATCTGTTATCAcatttgtcatatattttcgtgcGAATGTTTAGTATAATGaataatcatatatatttttgggCACCTTTAGGGCACCTGCGTTTTGTCAAATTTTGAGCGTACCAATTTACAAACTCTCTTGGAATATAAGTTCCTAAAATGACAATTTACATTTATGTCGTTTTATTCAGAAATGCGACGACTAATGCTGCAATGTTTGGAATAACCATCAAAATCTTCATTATATGTCAGGTCTCATTTTCATCATGGAGAGCGATGTATATGAAAAGATAACACCATATTTCCGTTGAAGTCGTTGTAGGATTACTAATAATATTCAGGTTGGTTCACAAGtacttcaataagtttcagtcaaAGACAAGTATGAATAATATCAATTGTTAATCAATCATTTTAACCATATTGTTCATTACTCACACAAAGATTCTGCATAACAAAGTCACAAACCTTATTGAAATACCTACCTCATTTCCATTAAGACTGTCTGGCAGAGTCTGATAAGAAGATATGGATACTTTTTGGATAGAGCTTGTAAAGCGAATCTCCATATTCTTGAAGTTGGGTTAATTATGGTAGTAACATTTATTGTCGACAAAACGTTATTAACCCTCCATGGACCTCAGATGTTGTCGATCtattgaaaagataataaatatgtttgaatgtgaaattggatgaaaaaaaaaattatgtgtgAAATTACATTAGAAGTGCTCCTTGGCtcatcattttcagaatagttttTGGGAAATTAgatacttgttttgtttgttcgAAGAAAACTACATCAATTGATcatacaatataaaacaaattgtCATTGAGTTCCGCGTATTTACACCATCAATATTACACACGTGTTCCTTTCATGTTatcttttcttttaaaacatGTCAGCAAATATGTGCCTGATTGTAAAGTAAACATCAACTATTTCATCATCCAACAACTGCAATACCTGGACTGCAGGAGAGTTTAAACGAGACGAGACGATATGTAGTGCTGAGTGCACGTTCAAAGACGCTTGTTTGCTACTGCTCTTATCAATGAACAACCTTGGCTTGATAAACTTCCGTTTACACTAAGTTacaggtgcattgtgtttttctatattttgtttaattatatcacTTTGGATCTGAAACAAAACGTTAAATTGGATATTCAATTACAGTGCCACAATGAAGGCTACATAAAGGAGTATACACTTGATGGTTAATATTAACAATGATTATTTGATTTCTTATGATAATTATTAAGACATGCAACGTACATGGAAATCGAAAGTTAACATTTTATATATGTGTACATTTGTAATTGTCcataaaagtaataaaatataatgatacacCGTATTGAGGAATAGAATGCCTTCTGTATTTCAACAAATTGTAATATTTTTCAATGGTTTTACTTTTGTTATATACCTCATTATGTCCTACTTTGTGATCCCACCAAATTAAAACATGATAAACAGTATAACTTACTACACTGCTCTTAAAGAgaccatttcacgttttggtaaattcacaaaattaaaaaaaaatgttacagattcgcaaatgttcgttgaagttatgatttttgtgaggaaacagtaacacaaaacgtttaccatgttctaaaatatccagtatatgcatcttttgacgatttaaaagactgcaaattataaagcgaaacgattgaataatttggaatgttctgttgatgtcgttatattttgtgccACTACGAAGacttcttatataaagtataaaataatcatttattgAATTGGTTGAACGAGTTGTCTAAGCGttaaacttttactccaaggatcattggttcgagcccactTGAGGgttaacttttttctttcttaaattttattgttgtttattactggagctttttagatccaatatttaaaattatcaatgtaaagcatttaatgacaaacttcattacatgccaaaatctgtgaaaatgtccctttaaataaagtttgttgtcgcatgaatacatatttttatgcatgTAATTTAAATCTTTGTATCTGACAATCTCAGTAATGTTTTTCAGTTTAAACTTCCCGGATGAATAGCTGGCAGCGGTGAATATAAACGATTTGTTTACAAAGAAAGTGATCTGACGTAAGATCATCTCGAGCATTCGAGTAAGCAAAAGCtgttatattgtatttaattctTGTATATTTTAACTTTGGACTGAGCTGAATGAAATGCGCATTTTCTTGTTCCTTGTTCAATAAAGGAGAATGATCTTTAAAATGTGAGTGCCGTATAACTCTATTAACTGAAAATGCCTACCATAGCTTATCCGTACACGTGCTAATCAATTTTATATCTACACGCTTTACAACCTTATCTGAAAATGTAATTGCCTTTGCAGGAAAGAATGAGGGCAATCTGTTCAACCtggaaatatgttaaaataatggGCTATGCATTCATCTTGGTGAGTTTATGTAATTGAGCATCATTGCtatgtgtattttaataaaaccATTTGTACATGttgtgtataaatatttaatttttgtacATGTATAGGAATCGTAAAACAGATATTAATACTTATCAGTAAAGTTAGTTATTCATATCTTAAAGGGTGTTGTTCATCATTCGACAACATACGAGTTAAAAGAGCGCCCTGACTGTGAATGGTATTGTAAGAAAGTACAACAATGGGAGGGCTCATGTCCTGTATATGGGTCCTGTCGGTGGTATTGTCAGGCAAAACGCAAAGACTGCACCCCCAGTACACGATATCATTGTGCCAGAGATTTGCACAACAAGACCTTATTCATTGAAACGTGCGCAGCAGAAATATTATGTTTGGCAGGTAGGCGCAATATAATCATAATCTTTATATAATGATTTTCGGTCATGATAATATGTAGAAAATATACCGATGAGTATTGTGAAGTATCATGATTATAGCAAAAATTTTAAACCgacgttttattttgacatttaagaatgttcAAGTGTTGTTTCAAGAGAAAAGAACGATAAATATTATTTGCTGTATGTTTGCTTAATATTTTTATAGGAGAAGAACCTCAAATATCTTTACAACAGAGTGGCAAAGCTTATGTGTATTGCCGACCATGTTACCGACAAAACATGTACAATGGTCGACATAACACATCATCGGCGGTTTTTAGTGAATGTCCTGCTATGAAAACAAACTTGTGTGTGAAGGCtgagcacaagattgactgtgacaaaacttcatatttggaacTAACAAAAACTGACGGATATTGTCGATGTGACGCAAGAAATGGTTATGCAGCGCAATCAGAGGAAAtgtgtttttatcaaaataaacgcTGCTTCAAGAAGAAATGTCCTGAAGGCAACGTTCTTTCTTTGAGTGAGtctttttttatactttatttgaAATGAAGCATATTAATGAAATTCAAGCATATAAAGTAGATTCGGAGTTAACAATCTTGATTGTTGGTGTCAACAAagcttttgttaataaatgtgcAATGGCTTTCCTATTCTTCAAGATTACACGTGTGTAAATGAATGCCCCGTCGAATTTGCAAGATCAGATGAATCCGATATTTGTAACAAACTGAAAAGGTACGTCTGTGACTGTGtttatgatgtgtatttttaagtatAAGTATAAATGACGTTGAAAGTGAGATTTAATAGTCATGTTTAAACGTGTAAATATAATCTAATGTCGTTTCAAGATCGTTATGCGAGTCGTgacagtatttattttatttccgaAATATGTAAGGCACTTTATTCCTATATGATCCACATAAATATGACCACGTTCACACCTGCATATAATAAAACTGCAATGTTTATAATGCTCATGTTGTTGATAATTAAGTAGTTAGTGACACACGATggcatttattaaaacaaattttaaatacaCGTGATCATCAATGTTATTAAGTAATTCCTTATGGATGAGTGCATGCTGATATTCCAATTTGCATTAAGCTCTGTTCTTTGTTATAGTGCTCACCCTGAAATCGCGTCTGTATTTACAACTGTTGTTGAAGACAAGGACACAACTTTGTCTACCGGTATATGTACAATTAGTTATGTAAACTCAAGTAAAACAAAAACCTGGCTATTGAATAGTAACATAAATGCcttgaattatgtttaaaaagtGTTGGTTTTGTATGTAAATATCATTCTCATATACCGCCTTTTCATCACAATCAATGGTATAGTATCTTACACGAATTGTCATTTCATAACTTCTTTTTATTATGTCTTACTGTCCTATTTATTTGCCGTATTGAAAGTTGAATATAagattatatttaacaaatattattcgCGTTCTTTTTATTATGTCTTACTCTCCTAAGGCACAATTAGGAATAAGTAGTCTTCTTGTGATTTTATTCGTATTAGCGTTCTTTGTAAATTACCGTCTTTTTATCTTGAAAGCATTGGCACAAATAAATCATTTGCTGTACTGAAAAATGAATATAAGAATAATTTTGACAAATACTATTCACGTTTTATTAAAAGCCAAATGCCAATTTACCGAGTGCAgaacttttttattatataaccTTATGCGATTTTACAACACGattaattcgtgagtaaaaaagaaatgacaaatagcatgatatatgttttaaaataaacttattataGAAAGAAATACGATATGTACTCTTTAAGAAACAGTAAAAAATGTCGACCTAATTTCAACAAAAATCATCATGAGACGATGCCCCAACGACTGATTTGCTAACGATCAAATATTTTACACATGTTTACAACACCACTATTTCTAAAGTTGTGTTTAATTTAACAACAATTTCCGAATCGATTTTGAAAGAGTCCTTCTtgcgaaaatataatataattatttaagccTACATGATAGTAAAACAATTAGAGACCTGCACCTATTAGGTCTTATTACAAAGTTTAtcattttatacatgttttaagtaACTTAAACAACTTACATCTCACaacaaaatttatatttgaaCTGCCGTCCGTTAACCTCATCATAAATATTCCACATGCATATATCGACTATAGCAAATAATACAAAGACATGCAATaacaaaacatttttgttaatattatatcGGCTCGTTCAATATTTTATGGCTGTTGTGTGCTagtcttaatatatatatatattaatgttgcgATGTTTAATCACGTAATTTAATGATTAAGCTCAATTTCGACGATGTTATTATTTTGCAATAGACATAATTGTTATTTCAGAAAAACCGCCAACTAAGTCAAGGCCGAATATGCGAATATTCGAAGTGATAGTCACAGGAGCATCTTTATTAATTGCAGCCTTTACAGTTTTAGTCTTTGTTAAACAGAAGAAAGGTGATTGCGAGttcaacatttaatatattaaaattaaatatgataTTATCTTGATGCATAAACACTTTTCATATTAATGGTAAAATACTTACTGTTATCAAAGTAATTCATTCGGCAATTTATTCGTTGACAGGTAAATGCATACACTTGGTGTCTTGTTATCCGGAGAAAGCAGTAAGGCGtttaaaacaaggtaaatttaCAATAGAGTATAAAAACAACGGACTACAGTAATTTTATAAAGGACTTCGTGGTAACGTAGAATACAACATTATATTATGGACTTCAAACAATCCTACAATTCTTGACAGTTTAAGTTTACATTAAGAATGGATTAAAACCAGAATTTAGACTCTAAGAAACCTGATCAGTCCCGATATGCACAAACAATCATAATACATTGGTAACATTTTACCATGGTAGGCAAAGGAAttatataaatttacaaaatgcAACAACGACGTCTAAACTGTAACAAAATATTTTAGGTGTTTTcaacaaatgtatgtattttttaatttgaatacttTCAATATTTGCTCATTTGCCTGTcaaattacaattaattcagCTTATGTAAGTATCTGGTTACAACATCTGCCCAGTGTACTCATTTAAAACAGGCTATtaatttccgtattttgtttttatcaataattttGATATAACAAACCGCGTAAATAAATATGCTTGGCATTTCTGTCTGTTTTATGGAAGACAGAGCTCAAatcgaaaacaaaaacaaaacatgaacgcgGAATATACCGTGTCCATTGTGTTAAATTAACACTTTTCGGTGTCCATTGTGTTAAAATTAACACTTTTCATGCGAGTATTCAAGATATTAATATATTGTTGTCacacaattataataacaattggCTCATCCTCAGACCTAATGATCAATAGTAATTTTCATAAAGACATGTGTACAATAAGTTTTGATTGTGTAAGACCATCCACGGAAGAAAATGTTTGCATTCAATATTTGGAAgaaatattatcattttatttgaaagtgttattcaatttgcataaaacaaaagtacaaacactACGTATCAAaagtatgaatatttaaaatgatttacaGTAAGACGAAATACAAATGATTTACAGTAAGACAAAATAAAAGTCTGAATCAATTCATTACactttatttactatataagCAATTTCGATTGTGTTTCATGTccgatgttattttatttaacaaattaatatttcaaaacaaataccGTTGCAAACAATTGAGCTAGAAAAGGAAACGCCAGAAGTCTTGGCATTAAATTCTACCATATCCTCTGAAAGTAAGTTGGATTATTTTGGCAAAGATATTTcgttttaagtttatttaaaaaaaaatcgattacCCTAACCTTACTCATATAATATACACATGAACATATTTCATAGGTGTCCCGGATACTGACACTGAAAAAAAGATCGCGAGCGGCATGTCTGTGCCAACCTCACCTGAACCTAGAGAAGCTCAAAGTAAGCCATCATTTGGATAAGTAATCAACTCAAAAGAATTAAACCCATGTCCTTATTTGCTTCGACATCGAACTCTTTCTACGAGCATTTAAGTTAACCTTTCACTTATCTATTATTTTGCCAAACGCTTATTTAAATATTCGCTGTATTCATTTTTTGGGGTACATGTGGGAGCAATGGCAACCCAAaaccttttatt containing:
- the LOC127840658 gene encoding uncharacterized protein LOC127840658; translated protein: MRAICSTWKYVKIMGYAFILGVVHHSTTYELKERPDCEWYCKKVQQWEGSCPVYGSCRWYCQAKRKDCTPSTRYHCARDLHNKTLFIETCAAEILCLAGEEPQISLQQSGKAYVYCRPCYRQNMYNGRHNTSSAVFSECPAMKTNLCVKAEHKIDCDKTSYLELTKTDGYCRCDARNGYAAQSEEMCFYQNKRCFKKKCPEGNVLSLNYTCVNECPVEFARSDESDICNKLKRYVCDCVYDVYF